GAAAGTAGCAGTTTCATTGAGATGGCATATTTGAAAAATGTAGATTTGTTTGATGCGGGACTGTTTAATATGACTCCTGTAGAGGCGGAATTAATGGACCCGGTGCAAAGGGTATTTCTTGAGTGTATGCTGGTAGCTGCCGAGGATGCGGGTTATGGCGGTAATAGGCTGTTCGGATCAAAGACAGGAGTTTATGTTGGCAGTAACAGTAATACAAATGATAATTATTTTTCTATGATATCAGCGCTTTCGCCTTCAAAAATGGGCTTGGCTTTAGCAGGAAATTTAAATTCGGTAGTAGCAAGCAGATTCAGCTATTTATTCAATTTAAGAGGTCCCGCAGAAGTGATAGATACTGCGTGCTCTTCTTCTTTAGTGGCAGTACATACTGCTTGTCAGGCTATAAGAAGTGGTGAAGTTGATATGGCTTTTGCCGGAGGGATAAAAATCGGTCTGATTCCGAGATCTGTAAGCAATGAAAATGATATAGGAATCACATCCTCAACAGGAAGAACAAAAACCTTTGATGATGAGGCCGATGGCACCGGGGCTGGGGAAGGAGCCGGGGTAGTTCTTTTAAAGCCTTTGCACAAGGCAATAGAAGATGGTGATAATATACATGCAGTAATAAAAGGAACTGCAACTAACCAGGATGGAACCTCAGTAGGCATTACCGCTCCTAATTCACAGGCTCAGACAGAAGTGTTGCTGGCAGCCTGGGAGGATGCAAAAATAAATCCTTTGACCCTTCAATATATAGAAGCACACGGAACTGCCACTAATCTGGGGGATCCAATAGAAATCGAATCAATTACCAGGGCCTTTCAAAGATATACCGATAGGACCCAGTTTTGTGCTGTTGGATCAGTAAAGACAAATGTGGGGCATCTCGATTGTGCAGCGGGTATTGCAGGCCTTATCAATGGGGTTATGATGCTGAAAAACAGGAAAATACCGCCCAATATTCATTACAAGAGCGGAAATCGTAAGATAGACTTTATTAATTCACCTGTTTACATAAATGATAAGCTTGACAACTGGGAACGAGGCCAGATGCCAAGAAGATGCGGCGTGAGTTCCTTTGGTATAAGCGGCACAAATTGCCACATGGTACTGGAAGAAGCTCCGGCTGTAGTAGAAAGTGTGAAAGATAACGGTTACTATATTTTAACGATATCTGCAAAGAGCAGGAAGACTGTTGACAAAATATTAAACAGCTATTCCCAATGGATGGAAGGAAATAAGGAGGTCTCCCTAAGGGATTTATGCTATACGACAAATGTAGGAAGAGGACACTATAATTGCCGTATGGCCATTATAATCAACAACGGGAGTGACTCAAAAACGGGAGAAGCCTTCCAAAATAGAGATTCGGATAATACATTTTATGGCGAATTTCAAATCAGTACCAATAATGAACTACATAATAAAGAAGGCAGTATAACTATTCAGCAAAAGGCTGAGTATACTAAAAAAGCTAAAGAAATTGTCAATAACTTAATTTCTGAAAAATCCCAGCAAAGAAAGAAAATATTATTGCAGGAACTGGCATTGCTTTATGTATCAGGTGCGGATGTTGAATGGGATATATTACACAAAGAACAATTCTGTAAAATGTTAAGTATCCCGACTTACCCTTTTGATCACAAGCGATATTGGATAAGTGGTGAAAAGAGAGTTAACACTGTTAATTCCACAACAAAGACAGAGTATGAAAAAAGACTTCATCCTCTTTTGGACCAATGTCTCGTTGATTCAATGGAAATTGTAGTTTTTTCAAGAAATATAAATGTAGATAATTGCTGGGAGCTTAAAGAGCATGTCATTGGCAGAAACCATGTCTTGCCGGGTACTGCGTTTGTGGAAATGGTACATAAGGCGGGAAGTAGGTATTATCGGACAAATAGTATTGAAATTGATGAACTGCTGTTTTTAATGCCTTTTTCATGTAATGAAGGAGAGCAAAGAGAAATACAGGTTATCGGAAAGAATACAAATGACTGTATTGAGATAGGAATTGTCAGTGCTGACGTAAATGAAAGTGAAAAAACCTGGATTAGCCATGTGACGGCAAAAGTGAGAAAAACTTCTCCTAATGTTGTCGAAAAGTGTGAAATAGCTGAGATTATCAAAAGATGTCCGGATACTTTAGATGTATATTCAAAAGGACATTCTCAAAACGGACATGTTGCTGTAACAGACAGATGGAAAACTAACAGGATGGTTCATTTTAACGAGACGGAATTGGTAGCAAAATTTGAACTGTCAGAAGAATACCATAAAGGATTAAATGACTATTATTTATACCCTCCTTTATTAGATGGGGCAGTCAACATTGGTAACATATTTACGAAAAGTGGCTTTTGCCTCCCTCTGTCCTACGGTAATGCAAAGTTTTACAAGCCTCTGCCTAGTGAATTCTACAGCTATTTAAAAGTAAAAAATTTAAAAACCAGTGATGAGATCACAATATTTGATGTTTGTATTGTATCAAAAGAAGGTGAGATCATTGCTGAGATCGATGATTATACTTTAAAAGAGGTAGATGAGAGGGAGATGAGCAGGGTTAAAGGAGAAATGCTCTACTCAGTGAAGTGGATTGAAAGTCAAAGAATACAAACTGCCGATAGCAGTTTATTTGCAGATAAATCCATATTACTGATTAGAACAGAAAATCAGAAGGATAACAGAATTTATAAGCAAGTAAAAACCTTGAATGCAAAAGCAATAATCGATGTAGCTATTTCGAATGAGTACAAAAAAACCGGTCCTGACAGTTATAAGGTAAGGTGCTGTGAAGAGGATTTTGGAGAGGTATTTGATGCTTTTTCGGATAGACACATTGACTATGTATTCCACATTGCATCATTGGAAGAAAATAATGAAGATACATTTGAAAATCTCCACCGCAGTATTGATGTGGGGATAAAAAGTATGTTTGTTTTTCTTCAGAGTATTGCAAAGCATCAGGTTAAAGTAAAAAATATTACCTCATGTATAGACAACTCGGTTACCGTAAATGGTAATGAAGAAGAAACAAAGCCTCTAAACAGGGCATTATCAGGAATGCTCAAGTCAGCTTCCAGGGAGTTTGATAATATCCGATTTAAAATTATTGATATTGATGAAGAAACAGACACCAGTGTGGTATTGGATGAAATTCTATACGGTGAGGATATGGTATTAACAGCATACCGTAGTAATTGCAGGTTTGTTGAAGCCTTCGCTGAACACGTGCAAAGTGAACGAAGGAAAATTTCAATCAAAAATGATGGGGTATACGTAATTACCGGAGGTCTTGGCGGTGTCGGGCTTGTTATTGCAAAGCAACTGGCTGAGATGAACGGAAACGTAAAGATAGCACTTCTAAACCGTAGCAAGGCTCCACAAGAAGCCCTCTCAGAAAAAGATGATAGGACTATCAATTCTCTGGAGAAGATTTATGAAATAACAGGGGATAAAAATTCACTGGAAGTCATATCTGTGGATATTTCCAATATTGAAAGTGTGAGCCGTGAAATATCATTACTAAGAGAAAAGTATGGAAAAATTAACGGTGTGATTCATTGTGCAGGGGTTGCCGGAAAAGGCTTTTTGTTAAGAAAAACATGGGACGAATTTGAAAATGTTCTCAGATCAAAGGTATATGGTACATGGATCGTTGACAAGGTCACTGAAAATGATGATCTTGACTTCTTTATCATGTGCTCCTCCATTTCGTCTATTTTCACATCAAGCGGCCAAAGCGATTATTCAGCAGCAAATTCTTATATAGACAGTTTTGCAGAGTTGAGAAGCAAAAGAAATAAGAACACTCTTGCAATAAATTGGACAGGCTGGAAGGAAACCGGCATGGCGGTAGATTATAAGGTTAATCAGGGGGAAAGTTTATTCAAATTTATTGATAATGCACGGGGACAGGAAGCTTTTGAATATGCTCTGGGCTCCACTCAACCGAGAATCATTATCGGTGAGCTAAACTACGAAATGATTCAAAAAAGCCGGAATTTTCTTGACGATTTAATTGTTTTTTCAAACAGCATCGAGAACAAACTAAGGCAATATCAAAATTTGAATAATAATGAAGATGAGCAAGAGGAAATAAAAATAAGCGTCTTAGGCAAAAGCAATGGTGATATTACATCAACAGAATATCAGGTTGCAAAGGCGGTAGCTAAGACACTCAGATTCGAAGAAGTAAATATTTATGACAAGTTCTTTGAAATGGGTGGGGATTCATTGCTGGCAGCTTCCTTTAAAAAGGAGTTGGATAAACTATTTCCGGATGTAGTTGATATTACAGATGTGTTTACGTATGTATCCGTTTACGAAATGGCCAAATATATAGACAGTAAAATAAATACACCCGGACCAGGTGTAACGGAAGATAATAAAGTTCAGACGGATGATGAGTTAATGGATTTATTAATGAAACTCAACTCCGGCTCCATTGATATTGAAGAAGCGGAGAAAAGGCTGCTATAAATCGGGAGGAGAAAAAATATGAGTAATTTAAAAAAGTACATTTTGGAGCAGGTCGGAAGCAAAAAATTGTCGCAAGATGATGCTTTTAAAATGTTAAAAGAACTCCAGGAGAGCAATTATGCCAAGGATGAAATAGCTATAGTCGGTATGGCATGCAAGCTTCCGGAGGCAGAAAATCCACAGGAATTCTGGAATAACCTTATAAGTGAGTATAGGTGTTTTATTCCAATGCCTTCTGAGAGGCACGATTTTTACGACCCTTTTAGGAATCCTCATTACGCTGAATTTTTAGGAATGAAAGCCATACCCAGACAAACAGAAACAGAGGATACCAGTCTTGTTTCTGTAATTACTGATATTGATAAGTTTGATGCTGCCTTTTTTGGGATTCCCCCCAGAGAGGCAAAATATATTCATCCGGGACAAAGAATATTTCTGCAAACTGCATGGTCCGCTATTGAAGATGCCGGTTATGGTGTAGATAATATACAGGGCAGTAATACAGGAGTGTTTGTGGGTGAAGATCGTAATAATACACTTTTATACAAATATATAACCGAGCCTGACCAGATGCACCTGACCGGTTCATGGGAAGGAATAATGGCAAGCCGAATAAATTACATATTCAACCTCAGGGGACCATCAATGGTATTGGATACGGCATGTTCGTCGGGGTTGGTTGCTATTCATGAGGCAAGTAATGCCTTAAAGAACCATGATTGTGAAATGGCAATTGCCGGGGGTATTTCGTTGGGTGGAGGAACAACAGGAACCGGGCCTGACGATGAGGATGCCACAGAAGATGCATTGGCTGCAGTTGCATCTGATGACGTAGTCAGGGCATTTGATAAAAAGTGCTCAGGAACTGTTTTCGGAGAAGGATGTATAGCAATTGTGCTAAAACTCTTAAAAAATGCTATAAAAGACGGAGATAATATATACGGTGTAATAAAGGGAAGTGCTCTGAATAATGATGGGGCATCCAACGGTATTACAGCACCAAATCCGGTTGCTCAGGAAGATGTAATAAAAGAGGCGTGGAGCAATGCAAACATTAATCCTGAGACCGTTCAATATGTTGAGGCTCATGGAACTGGTACTATATTGGGAGACCCTATTGAGGTAAAAGGTCTTACTAATGCTTTCCAAAAATTTACTAATAGAAAACAATTCTGCGGTTTGGGTTCATTAAAGACTAACATGGGGCACATGGTCGGAGCATCAGGGTGTGCCGGTGTAATGAAAGTGGTTTTAGGCTTACAAAACAATGTAATCCCTGCAAGTATGTATTTTGAGGAGCCAAATCCACACATTAATTTTGTTGATTCACCTATGTTTGTTGTAGATAAACCTCTACCATGGGAGAAACGGGATTTGCCAAGAAGGGCCGGAGTCAGTTCCTTTGGATTCAGCGGAACAAATGGCCATGCAATTATTGAAGAAGCTCCTGTATTGGAAGAAAGAAATGATATAAAAGATGGGAAGCTTAATGTTATTACTCTTTCAGCAAAAAGCGAAACGGCTATTAACAACCTTGTTAAAAGATATCAAAAATTCTTGTGTGACAAGGCAGAGCTTGATATTAAAGATGCCTGCTATACAGCAAATACGGGTAGAGGGCATTATGAATACAGGATTATAATGCTGATTGATGATTTGAACTCATTAAAAGAAAAAATCAATCTTTTAGCAGAACGTGGAATAGCTACCTACGCTGAAGAAAACATCTTCTTCGGTCAGCATAAAATTGTATCAGATAAAAGACAATCTTTGCAGGATAATGAAATCAAAGAAGCAGGACTGCGTGCATTAAATACTGAGGTTGAGCAGATGATGCCGGAGTTATTCGAAGCTGATAAAGATTGCTATAACAGCATGCTTCAAAAAATGTGTACATATTATGTAAAGGGTGCCAGCATTGACTGGAAAAAGCTGCATTCAGGCAGAAAGAACCGCAGAGTAAGTCTGCCTACATATCCTTTTGACAAAACACATTATTGGGCTGATGTAAAGAAATCAAAAATTACAGGCAGTGTTCAGGCAGAAAACAGTACAAAACTCCACTACCTTATTGATGAACTTGTTATCTCATCAATGAACGAGGATATATACCGTGCAAAACTGTCTCCCGAAACTCATTGGGTATTGAAAGAACATGTTATCCTTGGAAACAGCACTGTTCCTGGAACAGCATACATAGAGATTGCCAGGGCTATCGGAGAAATATATTTCAATACGGATGAGCTGGAAATCAATAATTTCATTTTTTTGACTCCTCTTGTAGTACCAAATGATACACAAGTAGAACCTCAGATTATAGTTTCCAAAAAGGATGAACAAATTCAGATTACAGTTGCCAGCATGGTTAAGGATGAGAAAAGCGGTGTTGAAAGATGGGTTACACATGCAAAAGGTGAAATAAAACAGCATAAAAAGAGTACAGCGGAAATCCTTGACTTTACAGGTGTTATAAGCTCCGAAGATGCTCAGGAATCACCTACAAACCTTCCTGCTCTTAATGCACAAGGTTTGATGGGCCTTGGAGACAGATGGGACAATGTAGTCAAAACATACAGACAAAAGAATGTGGCAGTGAGTGAAATAAAATTATCTGACAAATATGCAGAGGATTTAAAGGAATTCAAATACCATACCAGTGTACTGGATATGGCGGTTAACAGGCCTGTTCAGGAATTTACCACGGGAATGTATCTGCCTTATTACTACAAGAAGTTCACTATGTATGCACCGCTTCCTGCACATGTATTCAGTAAGGCTACCCTTTTGGATAAGAACACCCATAATGACGAAACAAAAACATATGATGTTGTTATATCAGATACAAACGGTAAAATTGTAGCCGAAATAGAAGGCTATGTTGTTAAAAAGGTAAACGCTTTTAATGACTATGTCGCCAACTCCTTCTATGGAATTGATTGGGTTGAAACCGACAGTGACATTAAGTTGAGGGATACCGGGAAACAGGTGCTATTATTTAAAGGCTACAGTGATTTATCCGAAAAGGTTGAAGCTAAACTTAGAGAGAGTGCACAAAACCTTGTTACCGTTGAGTTTGGAAATGAGTTCAAGAAAGTAAATCCAAACCAGTATATTGTTGGAGAGCAGGAAGATGATTACGATATGCTTATGAAGGAGTTATCTTCTGATGGTATTACTGACATAATTCATATGGGAACTGTAGATTTTGACATTTCGGACAGTAAAATTGAAGATTACCAAAAGGCTCAGAACAACAGCATATATAGTCTGCTATTCACTTCAAGAACTATGCTTAAAAACAAAATAAGCGGAGAGATAAATTTTGTTCTAGTCACTGATAATGCTCAGGAGGTTAACGGCAGTGAAAAGACTGTTAAACCTCTAAATGCTGCATTTATATCACTGGCAAAAACAATTGTTATGGAATATCCGAATATCAAGATCAGAAGTATAGATATAGACGAAAACACTGATTTTGAATTGGTTTACAATGAAATCCACAATGCTGAGTATCGCCTGAGAACTGCCTACAGGAATAACATAAGATATAGAGAGTGCCTTGTAAAGCAGGAGGTCAGCAACTCGGAGGAATCAATAACCGGAATCAAAATCAAGAATCAGGGAGCATATTTGATTACCGGAGGTACAGGTGGTCTTGGCTTGGAAGTCGCTAGATATCTGGCAATGAAAAACAAAGCAAATATTTGTCTTGTATCAAGAAAGGAGCTTCCGTCCAGAGATAGCTGGAGTAATATATTGCAGGAAGCTTCAGATAAAAAATTATGTAAGATAATAAGCAAAATCCAAGAGATAGAAGAACAGGGATCTGTTGTTTCAACATATAGCTCCGACATAAATGATAAATGTCAAATGGAAGCAGTTTCAAAGGATATAATACAGAAATTCGGGAAAATAAATGGTATATTCCATTGTGCAGGTATTGCAGGGGATGGCTTCCTTTTCAATAAGAAAGCAGAAGTATTCTCTAATGTACTAAATCCAAAAATAGCTGGAACAAAGGTTTTAGAGTGTATAACTGAAAATCAAGATCTGGATTTCCTTATTTTATTCTCCTCTATGACCACATTTTTCAGTGCACCCGGGCAAGGTGACTATACAGTAGCAAATGCATATCTTGACGCATATGCCCAATACAGAAACAAAATGGGTAAAAGAACCATTGCTATTAACTGGCCTGGTTGGAGCGAAACAGGTATGGCAGTTGATTACAATATAGCAAATGCAGTTACATTGTTTAAATCAATTCCTACCAACAGGGCACTTTCAGCATTGGATACAATAATCAGCACTGGTATTACAAATGTAATCCCCGGAGAAATTGATTACGACATTCTGATGTCGTTAGTAGATGCTATGCCAATGCTGTTATCCGAAGAGTTTACCAAGGCATTATCCAGAAGAAAGAAAAATAGTGAGGCCAAGACTGGTAAGGCAGCTTCTTATGAATCCCTGCAATCAAGAGAAATAGTTATACTTGGAAAACCGGCCGATGAGCTAACTGCGTCTGAAACCAAACTGGCACAAATATACGCAGCTGTACTGGAACTTAACGAAATTGATATTTATGACAGCTTCAATGCCATGGGCGGTGATTCTATTATTGCAACGGAGGTATTCAAAATATTAAACCACTATTATCAAGGATTATTAGAGGTTTCGGATATGTTTGTTTATCCGACAGTTGCTGAGATGGCGGAATACGTGGACAGTAAGCTTCTTAGCAGTGGACCTTCAGCATTAGAGGAAAATGAGAATGTGGATGATATGCTGGAGAAATTCGAAGAGGGAGAAATTGAAGTAGAAGATATGATTCAATTCTTTGAATCAGAGGATGATTAATAATCATATCCGATAATGAGATCAGGAAGGAAAACCTATGGAAAAACTAGGAATTATTTTCCCGGGAACGGCATCTTTTTACACCGGCATGGGAAAAGAATTGTATATAAATTACCCCATGGCAATGGAAACATACAGGGAAATAGAGTCACTTACCGGATATAATTTGACCGACAGGCTCTTTGACAGTTACTGCTGTGAAGAGTTTACCACAGAGGAAAAGAAACTATCTGTTTTAGCGGCTGAGATCATAGGTTTCAAGTTATGGCAGGAGAAATATAGAATTAACCCCGAATGTTTTGTTGTAGAGGGTTTGGGGATTGTTCCGGCACTGGTATGTGCCGGAGCAATCACTATAAATGAGGCTGTATGTATTATTCAGGATATATGTAATGTGGAAAAAACCATATTCAAGATTCCGGAATATCCAATACTTTCAGAAGCCAACGGGTATAAGGAGTTTGGAAAGGAAGATATTCCATTCTTCGTTAAAAAGATTTTAGATGTTGAAAGTTTGAATATTAAAGAGTGTACGATAGCCTTAATAAATCGACAAATAGACTGTTTATTGGAAATAGGACCTGATAACCGTTTGTTCAAGGAATTCAGTGCTATGCCCCAGAAGTTCATTTGCGGTTACTTTGATACAATGAAGGATAGAAATTACATCATTGAGAATATCAGCTTTAAAAAGTTTTTCAATCTGAAGTATTTTATTATGAGACTTCTTGGAATTGCTGCGTCAACACGGAATTTCAGTACTGACTATTCAAACTATGAATCGGAAGTAGTAAGAAATTACGGAAAGCTAAAGGAATTATGTGACGGGCTTGAGAAAAGCGGAGCTGAAGTATCCGGGAATCACGTCTGTGAAGCTGTAAAGTTGTTAGAAAGTATTCTAATGTATAAGCAGGTACCATCGGAAGAAATGGCTGAACGTTACAGTATGCTTACTGAAGAAACGCTGATTCGTATTAATGATTATATTGATATGGATTAATAAATCAGGAGAATATCATGATTGACGAGAAGAAATTAAGCAAGTACATATTAAATGAATTGAAGAACGGAAATATAACAAAGGGAACGGCTATAGAACTGGTAAAGCAGATAAACTATACTGATCCTCAGGACAATGAAGTAGCTGTAGTTGGTATTGGCTGTAGATTCCGGGAGGCTGATGATTACCAGTCCTTCTGGGATTTACTGATAAATAAGAGGACTGCGGTGGACAGATGTGCCAAAAAAAGGGTATATGCTATGGAAAAGATCCTGCCTGAAGGGATTTTGGATAATACTACAACCCATAGCAAGGGATCCTATATCAATAACCTGTTTGATTTTGATTATCACCTGTTTGATCTTACCTTTGAAAATGCCACGATAATGGCACCCAGTCAAAGGATTATGCTGGAGGCTGCATATAGAACTCTTGAAGATGCAGGCTATCTGGGTGAAAGATCAAAGGAAAATATGACAGGAGTTTATATTGGCAATAATTTCACATCGGAATTATTGATTTCACATGCTTCCATAGTTGCACAGGTGGGGGTAGGGGGATTTGAGTCCATTATGTATAATTGGTCCAGCGGTTTGGCTACAAGGATATCAAAGCATTTCGACCTGAAAGGCCCTTCCTATGTTGTTGATTTAAGTTGTGCTTCCTCGACAGTTGCCATATTTAATGCGTATAAGGCAATATTGGACAAGCAATGTGACTCGGCAATTGCAGGTGGGATAAATATAATTCTGAAACCCAATATCCGTATAACGGGAACCGATGATAAGATTTTCGAACACGGAAATGATGTTATCCAAAGAGATTATGATGATAATCCGGGTGGTGTGTACCATGGTGAAGCGGCAGCGGCACTTTTTTTAAAACCTTTAAAAAAGGCACTACAGGACGGAGACAGGATCCATGCTGTATTTAAAGGTGGAAGCTTCAACAACAACGGAACAGATTGTGATTTTAACGGCAGTAGCGTTGCTGCCATAAAAGATGTTTTACTCAGTGCGGTTAAAAAGACAGGTATCAATATTGAAGATGTTGGCTGCCTTGATGGGGAAGGCTCCTCTGACAGACATGAGGAAATGATCCAGACCACCGGGTTGAGTGAGGGGATGAAAATGCTTACCCATAAGAGGCAATATTGTGCCATAGGAAGTGTACCACCCAATATGGGATATATACAGGCTGCAATGGGGGCTTTCTGTGCAATTAAGGGTATTTTGTCCCTGAAACATAATAAAATTCCGCCTGTATACCACTTTATAAAGCCAACTTCCTTGCTTAATTTTGCAGCTACTCCCTTTTATGTAAATGATTTTGCCGTCCAATGGGAAAAACAGCCTGATACTAAACGATGTACAGGTATTTATTCATTCGGATACGGTGGCAATAATCTTGTGACCTTTATCCAAGAAGCACCGGAACCTGAAATATTAGAAGAATCAGGTGAAGACGAATTATTTATTTTAACGGCTAAATCAGTCTACTCCTTCAATAAAAATATTGATTCATATATTAAGTTTTTAAAAAGTGAAGAAAAGAGTCGTATTATTGATATTTGTTACACTGCGAGTGTAGGTAGAGCTATTTATCCAAATTTCAGGTTGGCTATTATTGCAAATAGTTGTGAAGATTTATATTTAAAACTTAAGGCCTTCAAAGATGGAAAGATTCTTGAAAAAGTTTATTACCAGTGTAATGAACAAGCTGATTCAAAGTCAACGAGACCGGATATCAGATTTGAATCTTTACTGCAAGATAGAGATTTGGATAATGTCGCTAAGGAATTTTGTAAGGGAAGTAATATGAGTTTCAGTAAAATGTATGAAACAAAAGAAGTTAGGATATGTACATTGCCAAATTACACTTTTGATAGAAAAAGATGCTGCATATTTGACCAATATAAGAAAAAATAAAAACTAAGAAGTTTCAGTTAAGTCTTAATTTGAGAAAGTACCCTTATAATAGTTTTGTTGACATATATTTCATATAATAATATAATATGTTATATATTACTGTGTCACACACAATAGTATATAGTACAAAATGTTTTGTTATTAGAATGAAATATCTTTAAGCACCTAAAGGGTGTTAATTAAAGGGAAAGAGGGGGTAATTTGGACGCGAAACTTATTAGTGAAATGAATAGGGGCTATTTGCAGCTGATAGTTTTGGAATGCCTTTGTGAACCCATTCACGGATATGGGCTCATCAAAAAGTTAAGAGACATTGGATATGATTCGGTAGAA
This region of Clostridium sp. BNL1100 genomic DNA includes:
- a CDS encoding SDR family NAD(P)-dependent oxidoreductase produces the protein MNLNVDMEDFISAIHNQNKLVQQKSISTTDIAIIGISAKIGSAEDVNEFWNCIGNGYDLIDTFPPDRQRDIDRYLKTCFGKESSSFIEMAYLKNVDLFDAGLFNMTPVEAELMDPVQRVFLECMLVAAEDAGYGGNRLFGSKTGVYVGSNSNTNDNYFSMISALSPSKMGLALAGNLNSVVASRFSYLFNLRGPAEVIDTACSSSLVAVHTACQAIRSGEVDMAFAGGIKIGLIPRSVSNENDIGITSSTGRTKTFDDEADGTGAGEGAGVVLLKPLHKAIEDGDNIHAVIKGTATNQDGTSVGITAPNSQAQTEVLLAAWEDAKINPLTLQYIEAHGTATNLGDPIEIESITRAFQRYTDRTQFCAVGSVKTNVGHLDCAAGIAGLINGVMMLKNRKIPPNIHYKSGNRKIDFINSPVYINDKLDNWERGQMPRRCGVSSFGISGTNCHMVLEEAPAVVESVKDNGYYILTISAKSRKTVDKILNSYSQWMEGNKEVSLRDLCYTTNVGRGHYNCRMAIIINNGSDSKTGEAFQNRDSDNTFYGEFQISTNNELHNKEGSITIQQKAEYTKKAKEIVNNLISEKSQQRKKILLQELALLYVSGADVEWDILHKEQFCKMLSIPTYPFDHKRYWISGEKRVNTVNSTTKTEYEKRLHPLLDQCLVDSMEIVVFSRNINVDNCWELKEHVIGRNHVLPGTAFVEMVHKAGSRYYRTNSIEIDELLFLMPFSCNEGEQREIQVIGKNTNDCIEIGIVSADVNESEKTWISHVTAKVRKTSPNVVEKCEIAEIIKRCPDTLDVYSKGHSQNGHVAVTDRWKTNRMVHFNETELVAKFELSEEYHKGLNDYYLYPPLLDGAVNIGNIFTKSGFCLPLSYGNAKFYKPLPSEFYSYLKVKNLKTSDEITIFDVCIVSKEGEIIAEIDDYTLKEVDEREMSRVKGEMLYSVKWIESQRIQTADSSLFADKSILLIRTENQKDNRIYKQVKTLNAKAIIDVAISNEYKKTGPDSYKVRCCEEDFGEVFDAFSDRHIDYVFHIASLEENNEDTFENLHRSIDVGIKSMFVFLQSIAKHQVKVKNITSCIDNSVTVNGNEEETKPLNRALSGMLKSASREFDNIRFKIIDIDEETDTSVVLDEILYGEDMVLTAYRSNCRFVEAFAEHVQSERRKISIKNDGVYVITGGLGGVGLVIAKQLAEMNGNVKIALLNRSKAPQEALSEKDDRTINSLEKIYEITGDKNSLEVISVDISNIESVSREISLLREKYGKINGVIHCAGVAGKGFLLRKTWDEFENVLRSKVYGTWIVDKVTENDDLDFFIMCSSISSIFTSSGQSDYSAANSYIDSFAELRSKRNKNTLAINWTGWKETGMAVDYKVNQGESLFKFIDNARGQEAFEYALGSTQPRIIIGELNYEMIQKSRNFLDDLIVFSNSIENKLRQYQNLNNNEDEQEEIKISVLGKSNGDITSTEYQVAKAVAKTLRFEEVNIYDKFFEMGGDSLLAASFKKELDKLFPDVVDITDVFTYVSVYEMAKYIDSKINTPGPGVTEDNKVQTDDELMDLLMKLNSGSIDIEEAEKRLL
- a CDS encoding SDR family NAD(P)-dependent oxidoreductase; the protein is MSNLKKYILEQVGSKKLSQDDAFKMLKELQESNYAKDEIAIVGMACKLPEAENPQEFWNNLISEYRCFIPMPSERHDFYDPFRNPHYAEFLGMKAIPRQTETEDTSLVSVITDIDKFDAAFFGIPPREAKYIHPGQRIFLQTAWSAIEDAGYGVDNIQGSNTGVFVGEDRNNTLLYKYITEPDQMHLTGSWEGIMASRINYIFNLRGPSMVLDTACSSGLVAIHEASNALKNHDCEMAIAGGISLGGGTTGTGPDDEDATEDALAAVASDDVVRAFDKKCSGTVFGEGCIAIVLKLLKNAIKDGDNIYGVIKGSALNNDGASNGITAPNPVAQEDVIKEAWSNANINPETVQYVEAHGTGTILGDPIEVKGLTNAFQKFTNRKQFCGLGSLKTNMGHMVGASGCAGVMKVVLGLQNNVIPASMYFEEPNPHINFVDSPMFVVDKPLPWEKRDLPRRAGVSSFGFSGTNGHAIIEEAPVLEERNDIKDGKLNVITLSAKSETAINNLVKRYQKFLCDKAELDIKDACYTANTGRGHYEYRIIMLIDDLNSLKEKINLLAERGIATYAEENIFFGQHKIVSDKRQSLQDNEIKEAGLRALNTEVEQMMPELFEADKDCYNSMLQKMCTYYVKGASIDWKKLHSGRKNRRVSLPTYPFDKTHYWADVKKSKITGSVQAENSTKLHYLIDELVISSMNEDIYRAKLSPETHWVLKEHVILGNSTVPGTAYIEIARAIGEIYFNTDELEINNFIFLTPLVVPNDTQVEPQIIVSKKDEQIQITVASMVKDEKSGVERWVTHAKGEIKQHKKSTAEILDFTGVISSEDAQESPTNLPALNAQGLMGLGDRWDNVVKTYRQKNVAVSEIKLSDKYAEDLKEFKYHTSVLDMAVNRPVQEFTTGMYLPYYYKKFTMYAPLPAHVFSKATLLDKNTHNDETKTYDVVISDTNGKIVAEIEGYVVKKVNAFNDYVANSFYGIDWVETDSDIKLRDTGKQVLLFKGYSDLSEKVEAKLRESAQNLVTVEFGNEFKKVNPNQYIVGEQEDDYDMLMKELSSDGITDIIHMGTVDFDISDSKIEDYQKAQNNSIYSLLFTSRTMLKNKISGEINFVLVTDNAQEVNGSEKTVKPLNAAFISLAKTIVMEYPNIKIRSIDIDENTDFELVYNEIHNAEYRLRTAYRNNIRYRECLVKQEVSNSEESITGIKIKNQGAYLITGGTGGLGLEVARYLAMKNKANICLVSRKELPSRDSWSNILQEASDKKLCKIISKIQEIEEQGSVVSTYSSDINDKCQMEAVSKDIIQKFGKINGIFHCAGIAGDGFLFNKKAEVFSNVLNPKIAGTKVLECITENQDLDFLILFSSMTTFFSAPGQGDYTVANAYLDAYAQYRNKMGKRTIAINWPGWSETGMAVDYNIANAVTLFKSIPTNRALSALDTIISTGITNVIPGEIDYDILMSLVDAMPMLLSEEFTKALSRRKKNSEAKTGKAASYESLQSREIVILGKPADELTASETKLAQIYAAVLELNEIDIYDSFNAMGGDSIIATEVFKILNHYYQGLLEVSDMFVYPTVAEMAEYVDSKLLSSGPSALEENENVDDMLEKFEEGEIEVEDMIQFFESEDD